The stretch of DNA ATGCGACCAATATACGGTTAAGAAATATTCAGCTTTCTTATACTTTTCCGAAACAGCTGTTTGAAAACTTCGCTCTCAAGAGTGCAAAAGTATTATTTACGGCTAACAACGTCTGGATGATTTACAGTAAAACAAAAGGAATAGATCCTGAGTCTGTATTTGCGATAAGCTCAAATGCGACAGGATTCGAAAACTTCGCTTTTCCTACCATGAGGTCCTACTTATTTACACTTACTTTAGGTTTCTAATAAAATTAAAATAAAATGAAAAAATATATAATTCCTGCTTTAGCCACATTCCTGATGATCTCCGGATGTAAAGATTTTGAAGAAATAAATGTAGACCCTTTGTCTCCGAATATTAACCAGGTAGAACCTCAATACTTCTTAAATAATTCTATTCTTGGCGCTCAGCAAGATCCTAATATCGCCGAAAGAGTTTTTGTTCTTTATTGGAAAACAGCGGCAAGACAGCATTTGAGTACAGGTATTGCTGGTGGAGCAGATAATGATTCCTGGTCCGTTGAGTATTGGAAATATCTTTCAGAATGGCTGAATAATGCAAATGCAGCCATTGAAATAGCCAATGGAAGGAAGGAAGCAGGTAATCCACAACCCTATTATGATAATTTAATTCAGATATCCCGTATATGGAGGGCTTATTTGATGAGTGAGTTTTCAGATAATTTTGGACCTCAGCCTATAAGGGCTTTTCAAGGGAGTAATCCTGATTTTAATTCAGAAAAAGAAGTCTATTATTTTATTTTGGACGAATTGAAAGATGCTACAGCAAAAATGAATCTTAATCAACCGATTCCTTCTGACAATATTTCAAAATATGATATGGCGTATAAGATGAATTGGTCTCAATGGGTCAAATATGCGAACTCCATGCGTATGCGAATTGCGATGAGAATATCCGAAGTAGACCCTGCAAAAGCAAAGGCAGAATTTGAAGCTGCAGCGAATTCTAATATGTTTATATCTGCAAGCTCGGACAATTTCACCGTGGCTGAAAAACCGGGATGGGATCCCCTTACAGGAGTAATGTCTAGAGAGTGGAATTCGCAGTTGTTATCAGCAACATTGAATAATTTATACATTGGTTTGGGGGGAATTAATTCTATAGACCAGTTGAGTGCAGATAAACATAGTGCTGTAAAGACCGACGATTATATGGGGGTGAAATATGAAGAACAGTTCACAACACTTACCAATGATCCGTCAGCAGGATATT from Chryseobacterium piperi encodes:
- a CDS encoding SusD/RagB family nutrient-binding outer membrane lipoprotein, with the protein product MKKYIIPALATFLMISGCKDFEEINVDPLSPNINQVEPQYFLNNSILGAQQDPNIAERVFVLYWKTAARQHLSTGIAGGADNDSWSVEYWKYLSEWLNNANAAIEIANGRKEAGNPQPYYDNLIQISRIWRAYLMSEFSDNFGPQPIRAFQGSNPDFNSEKEVYYFILDELKDATAKMNLNQPIPSDNISKYDMAYKMNWSQWVKYANSMRMRIAMRISEVDPAKAKAEFEAAANSNMFISASSDNFTVAEKPGWDPLTGVMSREWNSQLLSATLNNLYIGLGGINSIDQLSADKHSAVKTDDYMGVKYEEQFTTLTNDPSAGYWLDGLPNKIDPRAYKTFYIPGDFTSPIYSLYPTYTNDASTNSGILTFANNSTVTINTVNTWNASTIGNWGVKGQRNGLRGLIGRAPALGKQYRQSNNSRIFFASWESYFLIAEAALKGWSTPMSDEAAYNKGIQDNFVYNGVSQFYGQYITSTDYNRDGTSVAYSHISEPGATHMMKYKDPATNNLVSVSVNYPVNTIYKNGAFKNDKLTKIITQKYLANMPWLPLESWNDHRRLGLPFFENPAVETPLVNLPAITTGNYMTNSIKNFPQRLRYPSSFRNSDPNGYQKAVQLLGAEDATLTPLWWAKH